The Rosa rugosa chromosome 3, drRosRugo1.1, whole genome shotgun sequence sequence GATATAGATGAGAACTTTAGAAAGATAATGAGATTAACATAGAGCAGACCATGTAGCTCTTTCTAGCTTTCTATTTAGATCAAAAAGATTACATCATGTTGAAATGGTAATTGAGATTTTGTATTCGTCTTGATTATGGTATTACAATACTATTCTAGTATATACTGAAATAAGATGAATCTAGACTAatctatgtaagtacaagtgtGGGagttacatatatatacatgaaaAAACTTTTTTCATAAGCATAAGCTCTACAGCCCAAACAGGCCCTTATTACCAAAACTCTCAAAATAAACCTTTTTCCCGCTCTATCTGGTTCTCGCTTCTTCTTTCTCCCTATCTCTGAAAACGTCATTGCAGGCACTCTTCCAAACTTTCGCAAAACTCTCAAACTCAGTTCAGACCCACCTCTCTAATCTCATCACCCACACCCAAAACTCCCTCaatctccatctcttcctcctCCAAAATTTCCCCATCACAGAATGACCCCACCCATCTCCAACCCCAAGATCTCATCAACAACAAGGTAATCACCCTCATTCACAATCCCCTGCACTCCTTTGAGTTTTGTAGCTTTCGTTGGTTTTTCTGGGTTAGTAAGCTGTGCATATCACCTGTTTGATAAAAGTCCTGGGAGAGATGACAGGAATTGATTTGCATTGGTGATTTTGCTCTCTGTCTTTCGCAGTTTGTATGCGAAAAGAGTGAGAAGTGTTTGCAGATAATGCTGGTGTAGAGGTTTCATGATATCAAGTTGTGATTCCATTGCAATGTGATATGGGGGACATGTGTCGATCAGCTGTAAAGTTATTGCTGCATTGCTATAATTTTAATAGTGTTTTGTATTCAGGGGAAATCAcaactgaaaatgaaaatgaaagtaAAGATGTACAGATCTAAGACGAGTTGCACAATCTTTGTCTTGTAAAACTATAAATgcaatttatttacttaaaggGTAATACTTAGTCCTCATCAGTTAGCCTCTGCCATTTCAAAATTAATGTATTAtgattctttgtttgtttgtttttttattttttttttttatgattcagTTAGCGTTGGCCTTCTTAAATCCTTGTTTTGTTTGGACAGAAGTCATCAAAATTTTAAGGAGTGGTTCTGTATGAAAAGTATGTTTTGCAATACATGGCACCTTCCTTCTCCTATGTTGGGAATTCATCCCCAACTATAGATGTTGTACCAGAGAAGGAAGATGCTGACAAAAATAGGACAGGTGAACTTATAGAGCTTGATAGCCTATTGACTATGGTTGGAAATTCCTTCCAGTACGCCTTACCCAAGTGTTATAAGTATGGAAAGGATATTGGTGGTACATGTTATGTGGTGAGTCTGTTTAATGCATTGTGTGCAAGACTTAAGCATTACATTGAGGGGTCAAAGAAGAGTAGTCACTATGTACTGCAACTATGCTTCTCCGGATTTGATAAGAAGGTTCGTGATAAAGGTGGTGGCCACACTCTTTTAACAGATGAACTTTTTATCCTGCATAAAGAGTTTGTAGGGAATAACTTTGGGTGAAATTCATTGATATAATCCTGACAGTCATGCATACCCTTGTGAATGATTTCCTTGTCAAGCTGAAAAAATGTAAAATGGAGGGCTCGCAGACCATGAAAAAGCAGACTGTTGAGTTACTTCGCTCGGTGATCTCATCGCAGCGTGTACCCTACGTACAGAAATCAAGCTGGAGCTTTGATTGATGTTTTAAAGGTTGTTGGGGAGCAGCTGATTGCTACAAATCCTGTGGAGTTGGGTGTGGGTAATATTGTGAGGCAGGTTTTGCACATAATCATGGAGGAGGATGTTTCTCTCACCATAGTTGCTATGGCTGGGTTGAACTTGTCGACTGTCAgtaatgatgaagatgatggtgaCCGCCGTAACTATCCTATTCTATATGTTGCTGTAGTTGCAGCAGCTGCAAGAAGCACACTGTGTTCGCTTTCCTTGCAAATCCTTCTTGAAGACATACATGATGCAGTGGCTATCCCTCACACTTCTTCATCTGGGGGTGATTCTGAAGGAAAAAACAAATCTGCTGATAAAAGTTCTAAATGCTGGAAGCTGAAGCATGATGTCATTGAACCAGTCGATGAACTTATTCAAGATATTGGCACTTGCCATGAACAGTTGGCTGAGCAAGCAGTAGAGCACATTCTCCATAACGAGGTTATATTAATTCTTGGtaattcaaattcaatactGGAATTTCTTTTTGCTGCAAAGGAGAAAAAAAGATCATTTCGGGTAATTGTTGCGGAGGGAGCTCCAAGATATCAGGGGCTTATCTCTAATGGCATTGGATTTAATAGTTTTTGGGTGAATAGAAATGATGGATGCATAATTGTTCTTTGCTCTGACATGTTCCAAAAGATGAATAAATTGCAGCTGTATGTTGAAGTGGTACACAAATGAACTAAGCTAATTTCTTTGAATGACTCGGGCAATTTATTGGGTGATGGTAATGGAATTTGCTATCTTGTTTTTGTGAAAAATGAGAACTCAACTCAGCGCATGAAATTGGtgttttagaaggaaaagggcTGCATGTTTATTGGCTATGATATTATAGATGAGAAGGCTAATGTGCATATTGTTAGGGAGCATGCGAAGAAGGCTTTTGATGAAAAGTGGGTGGTAGAAATTGCAAAGAAAGTTGTCATGGATATGACAAATGCAAGGCTTTACACCACTACCTATACCGAAGTGATCACTGGAATTTGTAAGGCCCTGCAACTTTCTAAATATGAGATTAGAAACTCAGATGGTTTATTTAATGGTGAACTTGCTAGACATTTTCCTCATGTTAAGTCTGCATCAACTTCCTTGAGGTATTGTTCTTCTTCAGCTATCTCAATTAATGCTACTGTTCTTCTTTATGTGGCATTAGTTATGTGTGTTACTGCTCTTGGTGTGATGAGGACTACAGAAAAATCACAAAATGATGAATTTGGTGAGAGAGCTAAGAAGAAGCAACTTGATATTGTTTTGGGATTAGATGAGAAGAAGCTATTTTTCATAATATTGCAGCAATATGAAATTTCTAAGGTGGGAGGAGAATTTACAAGCGATATAGTTTGCTTGCAATTCTTGCTGGACATGATAAGAAAAATGTTGCAGAGTAGGACATGGGAGAATACAGAATCTTTGCAGACTCAGATGATTGTTATTAGTTTTCCTTGTTTCTACATGGTGATAGTTACAGTTGATGATGCTCTGGAATTCTCAAGCAGGGACAAAGAATTGATCACGGCAAATTCTACATATGATTGTTTGACTGCAGCAAGGGTTCATTTTGATCAAGATGTTTATTGGTTTATCACTTATTCAAAGCTCATTCTTCATGTCCAATTGTATCCAAAACTACTTGGTTTGGGGTGTCTTCTAGCTGAATTTCAAGAGACAAGGGGTTTTCATTATGTGGTCTAGAGctctttcaagtttcaaagaAGATAGGGTACTGCCAGTACAAGATGTGATTGTATTTGGAGTGGAAGCAAAAATTGGTAACACATTCTGGGGAGGAAAGGTAAAGGGTGTCAATTCTACAAGGTTAATACACATGTGGATTGCAGTGACTTACAACGAAACAATGCAGGATGGTTATGAGATTCAAAAATTCTGGGTTGTGATCTTGGTTTTGTGTTGGAGCAGCAGTATATTTCTTAAACTTGAGGTCAAGTTTCAATTGAAGAGGGGTGGTGTTGTAAGGACCCAATTCTGTGATCAACCAAGCCCAGGTGTGTATCGAGGCCCAAAATAGCTCTTTTGGCTGTGGAAGCCCATATTAGGTTTAATTATGTAAAACAATGTCCTCGTCTATGCTAACTATATAGCTGGAGTCCAGCTGCATTGTAAAAAGGAATCTGAGAATTTAATTGAATTTTCCTTTTGCTttctatttcctttgttttccaTTTCTCTTAGGGTTAGGACCCTAACATTATTCACCTTAAGCTCTTTCCTTTTGCTTTCATGGTTTCCATAATTGAATCGGTGACGGAAGTAATGACCAGCAGGAAACCCCGAAACGGCGTCATCTTGGTGATTGGGTTTTTGTCTATGATGAGCTCGCAAAAGCCCTAAGCATTAGAATTCCACTTCTGTTCTTGTGAATGGATTTAGTCGCCAACTTTGCAAGTGCAGAACGAATCGCCATAGCCATGTCCACAGTTTGGAGAAGATATGGCGGGAAAAGAGACGGAGGGAATAGAAGGTTATTGGGAACAACAAACCCCTAAActagaagaagaagtagaagaagaaaacaCAAGCCCGAACACAATGAAGAAAAGTAAAGGAACGTAAGCCTGCGAGCCCATCTTAGGAAATGGGCTTAAAGCTGTTTTCTAAATTTTAGAGCTGTAGTTGTGTACCATAAAGTTGGAGATttggcttatatgcttgctttaCCTCCTAGTATGTCTGATGTGCACAATATTTTTCATGTGTCTATGCTGAGGAAGTATATCCACAAACAGTCACATGTGATTGATCATGGTACGATTGAGGTGAATGCTGATACTACCTTTGTTGTCGAACCTGTTCGTATTTTGGATAGGTCGACAAAGCAACTTCGATAAAGGAGGTTGACTTGGTCAAGGTGCTATGGAGTCACCATGACGAAGGTGATGGATCATGGGAGCTAGAGTTGGATATAAGAGCGAGGTATCCACAACTTTTCGTTGATTAGTGCATTtcaatttcgggacgaaattcctttaaagAGGGTAGATTGTGATGACCTGAATTTTTGTTAATTAATTCTTATAATTAATAATCGGTCAGTTGTACAAATTATTGTTCTTATGCGTTATGCGTATGTTGTTTGTGAAATTGAATTATTTTCAAATGAATAATTACTCGTAACGCGTCATTTTGAAAAGCTCGAATGTTGAATTTTTATTCATTGAGTTTCTCTAAAAACTTTTTTCACGAAAGTCATAGCTCATCGATACGTGTTCGTGGACATGTAGCACGCGAAAATCAGAgatcatatgaagaagtcatggtcagcggaagttattttcttttttagaaaTAATTTCCCAATAAATAGTAAAAATTGTCAGAAATTACCATTTTCTGTTTTTAGAAACTTGTTTCCGGAAAAATTGGAAACACTAGCCCTCCCTAGCAAGCGGCCGACCAGACTTGAACCCCCTGACCCGACCCAACGCCAACTTCGTCGTCCAGCATCCTCCAGCCGCGCCACCAGCCCAGAACTCTTTGTCGTGTTTTGCCGTCCTCCGTACTAGTGTGGTTTCTGTCGATTTGCGCCGTACATGGCGGATTGAGGCTCGAAACTCTACGGCGGCGTCCGACGTAGCTCTAGCCGATTCCATCAATGATAGGGCTCAAAATTACCCGGGTTTTGACACTCTCCTCTTGCTGATTCCAACCATACTAGTCTGGAAGCTCGATTCAAAGTATGGTGATCAGAATCCCAATttgaattttttaattttcagcGACAATCTAGGCCGAATTGGCCTTAGCTATAGGTGTGAAAGTTGCTTCTCTTGGTGTACTCTACATTATGAACGGTTGGATCTTCCTGGTTTTGAAGTTTGATATGGCAGCACATGGGCTCACACGCAACGGCTTGTGGTAGCGCGTCCGGCCATGGTTGGAGCTGTTTCTTGCTCTGTTATCATCTACTCATTGAtatgagcgttttgatatatgggTTGTAGCATTTGATGATTGTTTGAGACATGTTAGGTTTAACGTAGTTTCGATTCATTCGGTTTTCGACCTGTGAAGATCCAGCCATTGGATCGTCATGTTGTTTTGACAAATCGACCCTAGAAGTGTTTTGGAGATTTTGGGTGCTCTCAGATGAAGCTTTGTTTCGATTGACCTAATCTTCGGGTTTTAGTTCGTCTGTTTCGACCATAGACGCTTTTATACCTTGCACGGTATTTAGTTGTAATCTTGATGTGATTAGGCACTTGACAGGGTTGTTTTTGAGCAGATTGTGGTGGTTTGTATTTATATCTgtttttgtgtgaagacgcaacGAGATATTAAAGTGAGTAAATTTCACggtgttcatttacgaacaaaTTTTATTACGTTATCGTCttggagttatttatttaactgtgactatagttgatattagtggcattcctgagtgaatgactacatatgtgtgtgtgtgtgaaatgTATATCTTGGTGGATTTGATGTATGATGAAGCAATATGCATGATTTTATTCATATTGTCGTTTTGAGATGCAACTTTTCGGGAAAGCAATATATTGtggaaattatgatttataccgtTTTGAAATGTATTAGTCTTTGTACCAGGGGTCACAAATGGTTATCAAGAAAGATGATTTATTTTATTAGATTtgggtaacattttgagtcatgcgTGACTTCTTTAAATATTTTGGTCTTTGTACCGGGGGTCACAGATGGTTACCAATACATGTTATCGGGAATAAAGCCTTTGGTCAGGTTATTGGTTACGatttagttagagctctagtctgtctgccattgtatTTCATGGGGGTGACGATACAAGGTCACTTGAGACTCATGAGTACGTATTTTAAAAGAGAGTCTCGAgagtattattttttttattgtccaTGAGGGATTTGGGTTTCATATTTAACTTGTTAAGTTAtcaaataatatgattttgtcacggagTGACATGTGTATTTCATTTTGAGGAAAAGATGTTGAGTTTGAAAGGAATAGAGGTGTGATGTGTTTTCCTTaagttgaaatgatggttttctcgtaatttgtgtgagttgttttgattGATGTATTTGAATTTACTCATACAAGTTTCAAAAGCTTACTTTTTGTTGTTGCAATCCGGTGCACTATTCGAAtgtgtaggggttaatcatACAGGTCAGAATAATCATGGCTGAAGCTGAGATATTGTATTTACAGCTATACAGGtaggaagctaattttgtggcTTAGCtgttattaagacttccgctatgtaataagctctgaggagcaatACTTATTACTTTGTTAttgcaatttaattcgtaaacttattTAATGTAGTATATGATTCTACGGAGCGAGCTAGTctgtattgatatatatatatatatatatatatatatatatatatatatatatattgtgcgTTCAGGGCATCAGTGAGCACTtggtttaaaaagaaaaaaatttcagatatttcgtattgatggctgaaccatcacgtcCGATATAATTGCGGGATTTATCTTGATTTTTGATTATGTTTAAAAATCGAGAATGATAGTACAAGTGCTTTAAGGCTTCAACAGAAAATGTCTTCAATAATACATGTCTTGAAATAGCACTCCAAACCTTAAGAATAATAAACACGATAGAGTTTAGGGTTTATCACTATTAGTCAGGGGCGGAGGGAGGTAGGGGCCCactgggtcccgtgccccactcagattttcagaaaaaataataatatatgtatatagtttaatattatattaatatCATATTTGTATTATagatttttatattattttttctcAACTTAATCTGAAGTGCTTAGGtgctcttcttttgtttttttttatgggaTTGTTTGAGGAGGCACACGTTTGAACTTTTAGTaatattatataatatttttttttcctaaatttCTTTGACATCAATAATAGAATTTGTTACGATTAAAGATTCATATTTCTTATTACTTACAAAATTTTAAATTCAATAAAAATTttctaaaaatatataataCAAATCTGTGACATAtagttcagaccaaaaaaatgtGACACATATTCACCGATGTACTTACTTTtgttgttagcattgattgtacTAGTTGCGACTGCAAGTGTAGAAATAGTATTTTCTGCTATAAACATTGTAAAGACTCGTTTACGCAGTCGAATGGGTGAcaagtttatgaatgattgcttgatttcatatattgagaaaGACATTTTTACTAGTATAGATGATGAGACTATCATGCAAtgatttcaaaatatgaaatcttGTCGAGGACAAATCATTGTAATAGATAGAAATTACATTTAAAGATTTTgtatgtttttatatttttatttttttgtgtgcCCTAGTAAACCtaaatttctggctccgccactgctaTTAGTGATTGTAATAAACTGTAATTATAATATAGTTTAGAGATATTTGAATGTGAATATTAATCCTTTTCAACTATTCGTTTTGGAGCTTCTCCCCCTTGTGCGTGTACTGTTCTTCTATGTAAACCATGCAGAGAGGTAACAAGCACACAGAAGACGGTACCTAACAACTGAGAGAACTAGATTGATCCGATCCAATCCATGTCCCAAAGATGAGACAGCTTTCACTGTTTTATTATTTGGATGTTGGAATTACCATAAATATTCAGATTCACATGCATGCCACGAAGTTTTGTTGGAGAAACAACGGGTCAATTAGCCCTGTTCAAGGGCTTTGCCTTCCTATATATGCTATTTAATGACAGAACGATCAGAGACAAGGAGATGAAAGAAACAGAGGTAAATGCAAGATTAGGCTAAGTGGCCTAGAATAGCAAAAATAACAGTTACTGGTTGGGCATGCTAGTTCCGGTTGGTATTTAAGCTTTCAAGCTAACACCAACTACAATGGGTGATTGGTTTACAAACAAATCACACCACACTCTCACTCATACTTAAAGAAAATAAGCAAGAAAAACAAAGCAAaggaagagagaaaatgaaagattaGCTACTCTCTTATTGATGAACTCTACTATTAGAATTGGGATATATTACAACGTACTACTTgatcccttatatagggagtcGGGAGTCTTACAACACAACTATCAGACAAGCATTGAATGCTCTGTCTCTTGACCAATGCAATCTGCATACCAGAATGCAGTAAATATGCAATGAAAAATCAAAGTTTGCAACATGGCTAGCTATATGCATAGCCCACAATAggtaataaaagaagaaaaacgtgGGGGTCATCTAGAAACCCACCAAATAAGCTTCCTCATCATGCAGACCAAGTGATGCAAAATTTGAGTAAGTAATCCTTAAGCTATTCCAGGCTGACTTTCGTCGAGTGACTAAACGGGCAGCTGCATTGGTCAATCCCTTTATTGTAGAAAGCTTCGAAGAGTCTGAGACAAATCTATCTCTAGCAGTGGTAATTACTCCCTCAATGGTACCCAATTTCTCTTCAAACTCAGCCCTTCGCATCCGAACAATGGCTAAATCTTCAAACAATTCAATTCCAGCCTTCGATGCAGCATTGATCTTGGCAGTAAGTTTGGCATGTTTCTTGTCTGCTGCAAGAAATAGTGCTTTCACTTCGGCATACTTTGAAGTGGTCGATTCAAGCACAAAGTTTTGCCCAGCAAGTGAAGCTGATAGGTCTGACACTTTATTCAACTCATGTTGAGCTTCCACGAAAGCAGACATTTCCTCTGAGAGATTAGATTGGAAAGATAAAAGTTTAACCTTCAAGTCTATTGGGAAAGAATCATCAGAAATAAGTGTGGCTGAATGAGTAAGGAACTCCTCTTGGACTTTGGGATCAGCTAAAGCTTCCAAGTTACAGTCAAATATCTTTTGGAGTCCCTCCTTGGCCATTGCGAGTTCATCACAGAAGTGAGTATCCAGTTGATGAAGATCAAAGCCAGAAAATGTAGAGATGAGATTATCTACATCAGCAATTAGACCATCGAGGTTCTCTAGCTTGGTTGATGACGAACGATCCTAAATttgatgatgaaatgaaagaTTGGAACGTGCATGATCAGTAAAAATGATGACAAATAAAAAgtaaacgaaaaaaaaaaaaaaaatcctcgaTCACCTTGGAGGTATTTGACAATAACAGTGCAGCCTTCAGTTGTGGAATCACTTTATGATCTATAAAAGAATGGCAGGAGTAACACCAAACTAATAGATTGCTGTTTTAAACGGGGAAACAGAACCATAAGATAAATTTATAACAAGTTAATCTAGAAATGTAAACAGGCTGTGAAGGATTTGAAGCAGCAAGTAGTACCTGCAGCTGATTACAAGAGAATGATTTGTCTGCTCGTAATGTTGAATCATGTGCATGTTGTCATAACGACCACAAAGGACAGTCTTACAGCATAAACAAAACCAGTTTTCATTTGGGTGCCCGCATCTAGCATGAAAATTGTTCCACACGTTAGAAACACAAGCTAGTTTCATACACGATTCCCATTTTATGCACAGACCGAGTCCAAGATGGTAGAAATTCCAAAGAAAGAAGCTTTGATAAATCTTCTATGCTTAATTGACTGCAAACAAAAGGAGGTATTTAAATGAATAGAAGTGGGAATACTACATTTCTTTTTTGCATCATATTTTTGCTGTTCGCCGCCAAAcaattacttctttttttttttaaccaaaggGGCGTCAATCCATTAAATATAAATGAGAGAAACATTACAGAATGACCCACCGGGAGACCCTGGGACAAAAATGCTATGAAAGAAAACCCTACAGTAAAAGACTATATAACAATCTAACATAATGCAACCCTAGAGCGAATTTTCAAATAACCAAATATCCTAACGCTACCAAAGAGGCTCCAAACGCAGTCAAAGCCCCTAATCTTCGTCCCCAATCCAAAAACGAACTGGAGCCCGAGTTTTCTACAATAGCCTCCTAATCCCAAACACGAGCCCAGAAATAAGTGGGTCTTACCAACACAGCACAGGCCCAATTCCAAGCCCCTGAAGAATTCCTCAGGGCACCCAGAACTTAACCCAGAAATCAGGCCCAGACCCCTGAAAGAATCCTCAGGGGCACCCAGACCAGCCGCCCGATCTCCACTAGTGATGACATGCAGCCATGTTGAGTAGAGCCACCGTGCCCAGCTGTTGACCACCCACAAGCCGTCGAAGCCGCCGGTGGGAGATCCAAAGCCGGACCGTGGCCAaacccagagagagagagagagagagagcttgacATCTTTAacacagatttttttttcttgccaaACAATTACTTACTCTCTCAAACAAGTCAAGAAAATAACTCATTCATGGAAGGAGACAATTAAAAATGATAAATTCAGAGGCCAAGACAAGAAATAAGTAACCTCCTGCAGGGAGTATTAGGGTAGGGAATGTCAGTGATATCAGAGGACAGCCAAGCCAGGTGATCGCACCATGTTTGAAAGTTGAcctaacaaaaaacaaaagcaaattaGAAACAGAGAACAAAACCAAATTAGATATACATGCATGATCAACTAAGCGTGGGCCGGCGGAGTAAGTACCATAGGGGATGAAGAGAAAAAGTGATCAGCTTTGCTTGCCATTGAGGAAGTCTGCCTGAGTCGACTGGTTGCAAAGTATGTGTTTCCAAGCACCAGCGCCTTATCTCTTCTCTATTAATAAAGCGAGGACGACTTTACCTTTGGGAAACTTAGCGACGACGACTTTACTGTTCATCTTTGGAAAACTTGGCGAGGACGACCTACTGTTCATCTTTGGAAAACTTAGCGAGGACGACCTACTGTTCATCTTTGGGAAATTTTTGAACCTCCAATTTTACCCCTATCTACTGTTTTTTCTAGGGTTAACTACAAAGTACTACCAGACAACAAGTTTTTTGACAACAAAGTCCACAACCTTTTCCCTTATACAATTAAGGACACACACTATTCTCCTTTTATCTTTTTACTCTTTATACAGTATCAGCTCCTACACAGTCTCAATATTTAACTTTTCCAGACTAAGCACAGTATTAGCCTAaggactagccttcaacatgccacaATTTCACCTAACGACTTCCTGTCTAAGCGGCTACTACcagggcggaatcactgctgccttAGGATGATAAAGGGTTCAGTCTTCTATAGCAAAATAGAATGACTGCTATTGCTTACTAACTGCTACTGTTAAAAACATAAATGTAAAAACAGCAAAATATTTTTGTGACAGGGTACTGGGCACAaactgaatttatttattcaaacataaacttcAGATACAGAATCTAGAGCCTCACTCTtgggtaaacagctaaaaagctgtttagctatccataagagtGATTACAGATACTTACTCGTAATGAAAGCACACTGCTTCACACTAAACAGGAAGGGAagagcacactgctactatggCTTTCTTGTTTGAGAGACTCTGAGTCTTTCTCAATTTTCGAATCTAAAATTGATATGGAAATTTTTCGAATATCGGACTGATGTTTCCgttttcgaatgccttacaaatgaaactaaagctctttatatagagagcggaactcaaactggaattcaaaatacaaaaatgtACAGCACAACTCCGTgatcttctgcttttctgagtgctcctgatgatggaggtcggacagggaaaagcaaaagcatttgggtgaaatgtttttcaccttcttcttttctgaaaagcaaaagtatctttttgaaaatgaaacagttgcttttttgttttggtgccTCTCACCTGCTGCTACATGTTGTCATCAGTCTCTGAGTGGTGGCTAAAGACAAACGAGTTGTTGTTTGCTTGGGCTATCCTAACTGTTGTAGCATTGTCTTCTACGTCCGTGTCGAcgtacatcttgtagtggttgtcgttTTCAAGTTTGTCCATCCACTGCATGCATGGCATtgttgagtctatctcttttcgggtgagagataggaataggtcactgctgactacgtcaggatgatcgtaagcagtgataataatcttctctcctgctgccaggaaggtattacTGAGGTCTTCAGAGATGATATTCTTCATGTATTCCAAagtcatggccttcatccatgggatgctagagtttggttggccgttatacccaacacaggcaggttgcaaatattgtcttgaaataattctcacatagtgatatggagcaatatattcaacctcaccatttgcttgctggatccattctggaggagtggatctaAACTTCAGACGAAGCGTACAGTCGGTTTTTCTGACATTCTTGACTG is a genomic window containing:
- the LOC133738340 gene encoding BRAP2 RING ZnF UBP domain-containing protein 2-like, giving the protein MASKADHFFSSSPMVNFQTWCDHLAWLSSDITDIPYPNTPCRRCGHPNENWFCLCCKTVLCGRYDNMHMIQHYEQTNHSLVISCSNLLVWCYSCHSFIDHKVIPQLKAALLLSNTSKDRSSSTKLENLDGLIADVDNLISTFSGFDLHQLDTHFCDELAMAKEGLQKIFDCNLEALADPKVQEEFLTHSATLISDDSFPIDLKVKLLSFQSNLSEEMSAFVEAQHELNKVSDLSASLAGQNFVLESTTSKYAEVKALFLAADKKHAKLTAKINAASKAGIELFEDLAIVRMRRAEFEEKLGTIEGVITTARDRFVSDSSKLSTIKGLTNAAARLVTRRKSAWNSLRITYSNFASLGLHDEEAYLVGF